The Antennarius striatus isolate MH-2024 chromosome 8, ASM4005453v1, whole genome shotgun sequence nucleotide sequence CTCTAACAAGAATTCAATTTCCACTAAAGACCTCTTGCTGGACATATTTTCACTGTTCTCTTAAACCAAGGAATGAATCTCCACCACCCCACTccccaaaaagaaaacaccataTCGCAAGATTGTTTTTGTGATATACATGTAAATCTTGGTATCGGTGTTACAAAGCTTAAAAAGGTAGAAATGTCCTGAAgtgtatgtttatatttatcttATCCACATTGAAATGTACTGACCTTGTTAAATCTCAACATCTACCTGCAGATGTTTGTTCACTTTTGGAACGCTGTCCATCTCGATGTCCAACGCAGGTATATGATACTAACACAATACAGACCGTTTCCTTTCTGCTTCCCAACACCTCTTTCTCTGCTTTGTCCCTCAAACACAGACACCCCCTTTCTGCTCTACCCGGCGCTGCCATGTCTCATCACTTCTGGATCAATCTTCTACATTACCAACCTTCAGGTTTGCCTCAGGCCAGGGGTGGGCAAACTTTTTGACTGCTGGGCCACACAGAGTTAAAGTTTGACAAGCGGGCAAGTTGAGGAGCAGTGTTTGTTTCAATGAACATGACATATGAAAACAATTATATAAAAGGTTTTGGCCTTTAACAGACAGCCAAGCATACATATGCAAGGCTTATTGTAAAAATATTCTccaactgcatttatttcataaaattaattacagtattttccgcactataaggcgcacctaaaagcctttaattttctcaaaaactgacagtgccccttataatccagtgtgcctatatatatgaaaaagttttagaatatgctattcattgaaggtgcaccttatagtttAGTGTACCCtagagtgtggaaaatactgtatataatttaaacaaattGGCGGCCCCCGGGCCGTAGTCAGCCCATGCCTGTCTTAGTCAAACCTTTACGATCAAACAGAAAGTGTGACAGCTGCTGTGTGGAGGTCTATGATGAGGAGAACACAACAAGGATGAAGTAATGCTTCTTTCACCAGGTGGGGAACCTGTTTGACTCACGGCGCTcgatcatcatcaccatctacAGCGGGGCCTACGACTCCTCAGCTGTGGTCCTTCTCTTCATAAAGGTAATGAATGCACCTTGAATTGGACCCCAGTGTTCATCGATCCCTCAAAAACATTCCCCTTTCTGTCCTTCCATTAGTTGCTGCATGAAGACGGAGTGTCTTTCAATGgatctttcctcttcctcacattgTGCAGCGTAGGCCTCCTACTGCGTACCCTCTTCCTCATGCCCAGAGGACACATCCCCTACCCACTACCGGAAGACTTCACTTACGGGtagaacaaagtgttcatcctGATTAAGGTTAGCCTGTGGCCGTTCAGTTGTCTTCACCACCAAACCTGTGCTCTGATAGGCTGGGCTGCCCCAGCAGAAGGAGACAAAGAGTGAAGGACGAAGGACAGACGGAAGAAATAACCAAATTAGAGTTTgacaagaaacagaaagacaagaGAGTAGAAGCCTCACATCCCTCTACAAGCCTGGATGACCCCAAGCAGGAGAAAAGTATGACCCTATGTGACCATCTATTTTCTTTAACGATTAAGTAATTTGAAAttagcactgccgaggcacccttgagcaaggcaccgtctccctcacaagttgctcatttggagcgctccacaaaggggctgcccgccactttacaggcccccttgtgtgtgtttgtgtgtgttagattTTCCTCTTTACCGCTCCCCATCCAGAAGCTTGTTTCTGGAGCTGTTTGTTCTCCTGGCTCTTCCTGTGGCACCTGGTGTGGATGGTCACCAGCTTGTTCTGTCACTCCATCTACTTGGCACAAGTCAACCCCATCCTCACCCAGCTGACCGACAATGACCAGAACATGGGTAAGGCATGAAACTGAGTCAGTTCCTCAGAGCCTTTAAGATGAAAATCACTTCTTTATACAATAAAGGAGGGAGTTAAGGTCCTGATGGTGGAAACTTGTTTGACTTTGGCCCactctgcccccctcccactctacacacacacacctccagttAGTCACTACACCAACGTGTTCGCCTTCATCCAGATGTGCGGAGTGTTCTTTGCACCTCTCATTGGCCTCATCATGGACAGACACAAGCACAAAGGTCCGGCTCCAGGTGAGTTATCTTTACTTTAAACTATTCAAAGCTCTCTTTGAATTGGCTGTTCAAGTCTAATTTTTCTAATGATCGCCAATCACCTGTTCATTCTAACAGTCCCAATCCTGATTCCTTCAAATTCACTTTGACTTCAAACTTCTTTCATTTTTAGGGTGTAATCTGACTGCATGAATAAAATGATAACCAAATCTATATATAGGAAACATACATTTGAAACAGGACTGATCAATGATGGCTTTCATCCCTGGCAATGATATCTATCGAATCAGAGAGAatttcaaatcttcttcttctcctccttcaggcttttcccttcaggggtctccacagccaatcagtgtcctccatctaaccctgtcttctcatcctcttctctcacaccaactaccttcatgtcctctttcactacatccataaacctcctctttggtcttcctctaggcgtTGTAGAACAGGacgcagaagcttcagctatctggcccctttactctggcTCGATCGCCCAGCCTCGGtctggggggcagacacccttatTCAAGAGTTTGTTCAAGAGTAGATtgaaaaccctcctctttgatagagcctacaattagaaacacAGATTCTACTAGATCAGCTGCTATAGGTCTAGGGTATTCTTCTCTTTCTGTTAAAGGGAGTTATagcttctgttatttctttctttcgtcGTCTTAACTCACACAAGATCAAACTTTCAtatgcttgcaagatactgccgctgtctatGAGCGTCTACTTCACAAATAAAGAACAAGTATAGACAACAAGAGCGCTGGAGtcagtgaacgcagcctgacagTCCCAGCaccagagtcctgtcccataaagctggattaacctagtcaggcttcctcttccttatctggcttcacttacccagacatccaccctccagattttcggtaccataaagccggctatcaattcactaattcaatccagacttgtccactctagatctgtgtgcgctcacataaaaagggcggagtttgctgcatgcgaccaatcacaaacatgcaacaaaccggcccgagccacatatttcacaacggaggagcaaacaataataattaataaatacgatcaatacaaatcaataatccaggcaaaaagcaacacagctgcagctgccaaacggagcaaggatctctgggaaaacatggccgactgcgtcaatgaggaagttagtgccattataatattactgccccactatgactgcacttgtgtatctgactacagtaacatgtgtgtgttcatacatgtgtgtgtgaaccacatgtttggttatgacatgcgatcgtagccccgtgactttatgaacagctctacgtactgtgttcttcacaggttttcagcatcgccagcagaatactgtacattaaagtacctatcaatcaatcaatcaatccatgatttactgaaacaaatcattgatcaatgacattctatctgtgtctttcttgtaacccgtccaacgagggatttcaggacatcataataatgaccaacatcactcagaaatatattaactgtgacaaagaccctcaggtcaatgcacactgtggggggctgtcagcgcggggttggggtgcgttccattcctgatgtgaggctccagcagctgacagatgtaatgtaacccctccccccaacacctctacctttctacagtcattgttcagccaatcccaccggattacagccatccctaaatattctctctgcctgagcgctctgcacacaagctgtgacccgagatccaccgggttctcagggaacggacggcccgttttcaggagaactgattggtcagtaggtggggctgttatacctgctgagctctgattggtcagtaggtggggctgttatacctgctgagctctgattggtcagtaggtggggctgttatacctgctgagctcttatcctgaacttatcctgctccggtgcaggatggatggatggatgatggatgatggatggatgatggatggatggatggatggatggatactttattaatcccggaggaaattgtgttcagcataggttaccgcgacaacatAGCCcaatagaaagtcagccacctttatggtaccgaaaagccagggttaagcctgaagttatctggctaagccgtaatccagctttatggtaaaCGCCTCAGGTCCCCCCCTCTGGAGCTGGATCTAGACTCCAGACAGAGACTCTATCTGCCAccctgtccctctctctctctctttctcttaccctgtccctGTCCCTGTCaccactgtatttcttttccaaccAATCGGTCAAGGTGGATGGGCACCCAGAGTCTGgttccgccctccagagtctggttCCGCCCTCCAGAGTGTGTCCTGcgtggagtttcttcctcaatgatgGAGTTTTTCCCTGTCGCTGCCTCTtgtgctctggagggttcagttgggtttgtCTTTCTGTAAAACAACTTTGAAATTTCTCCGGATGTGATTAAAACCTCTGCAAGTAAAAGTTGATTGACTGTACAACCAGCACCGCTCACAACAGACCGCACAGACAATCAATTGCACGATCTGCATGACCATTGTAGTTTGTAAATTGTACATCCTTAAATATGTCTGTATACctgcctgtatgtgtgtatgcatttaTGTACGTATGTTTGAATCTCTCTTGTACTACTCTATCCTACTGCCATGTATTCTCCGATTCTGTCTGGACACTGCTGCCGCAATCAtgaaaatttccccactgtgggactttTGAAGGATTATCTGATCTTGGTTGATTGATAGTTCCGTCATAGACGTCCCTTCATCATCGCGTCGCCTCTATTCCACAGGTCAGTCCAAGAGGGAAGCCGACCTGCGTTCGTCGTCTCCTGCCCTCCTCCTGACCTCCCTGCAGTGTTTcctcttctgtgtgtgtttcaccgCTCCTGTCCTCCCTCTGCAGTACCTCACGTTTGTCCTGCAGGTGGCCAACAGCACCTTCCTTTACGGAGTCCACAACACCTTCATCTACATTGCGTATGTTCACATTTCCACcacactgtaaacacaggaAATTCAGGAAAAATCAGTATATACTGatcttttttattctctctttctcctagCTTCCCAGCTTCTCATTTTGGAAAACTATCAGGTGTCATAATGTCATTTTCAGGTTTGGTGCTGCTGCTCCAGTTTCCGATCCAGTACCTCATCCAGACCCATCTCCATGGTGATCCACTCTATGTAGGTGATCAGTGGTTTGTGGTGAGCCTTGCTTGACCCTGAGGCCGGGGTTGAACATGTTTAAAAAGCCATACGTCTCTTTAATCCTCCTTCTCGTCCAATCGTCTCCTGTTGTTTTCACAGGCAAACATCGGCGTCACTCTGGTGTCTCTGCTCACGTTTTGTCACCCACTCCATGTCAGCCTTTACTGCAGGAAGCTGGCTCACCGAAGGAAGACTGGAAGACTAGATGTCAATGCATGAGGGTTCAAAATGTTGCTATCAAGTACTGAGACTGATAGGTTGAACATACAGCATCGTCAAGCTTTTTCAGGCTAATAAGtgaacatttacaaaataaaagtgttcaaataaagataaatgtgaAAAAGCATCAGAAGACaatgtcataaatgtttatattgttacttataaaatgataaagaatgtaataaataacGTTCATTTGTTTCAATCTATTCCTGACAGGGACTGTTTTCACTTCAGATTGACAATCACACACAGTAGAGGACGTTTGTGAATCTGTTTTCCTGATAACGGACCAGggaatggttcaggattactgagcaatcaatcaatcaatcaaactttaattATAAAGTGCCTTTCATACAAAATGAGCAACCTAAAGtactttacaaaaacacaatacaacaaACAATAGACACATCTGGTGCTCTTGTTTGCATGCGTCCTTGCGTCTtcgacgcacattttttgacagggacgcacaatcGTCAAACAGCGTCaaacgactggagtggaggcggtgaccgATGCGACACGAGCAGTTTACagctggtcaaatgcaccgcgtacgcgcaacaaaacaagaaccaagttcaccaagtaaccttaaacagACCGAAATAgagacaagctgaagaaaacctaaggaaatCAACATGAGCTCCAGCGAAGCCAcaaacagagagatcagtcaatgtctgtgggGCAGCGACACTctggctgcagtctctgtagggaggggcgggcgctgtgtgtgactggccaatcacggAGGGTGacgacagtcagttctgaggattttgcAAGCACGAgttttgacgagttttactcgttTCGTACtcgtacttgtcaaaaatgAGTCTGAAATGAGTACTCGGTTCAACCCTAATTAGAACTAAATACTTACACAGCCAGCCatgtatataatatttaaatctcttcagaacaaagattgaatggtagatggaacGTCAACCATCGTCTCAATATTCATCGGTCTACCCTGACCATCAAACAAATACACGGCAGATTCGGTGAGAAGACGTCCGCTTCACTACGTAAAGCAAACAGGTGGCGGTGGTGGACGGGCTGGCGGGAGAAGAGGAAGATAGTGGTTTGGACAGTCGTTACAGTCGTTTCCGATATTTATGTAATCAAACATACTGAAGAGTAACAACTCCTGGGCGTTCTGAACTTCTATACTACTCCCGTTAAAGTGGATCCAGTGTGACTGCATGGATGCCACAATATACATAATAATATGAACTACAAATTGGTTAACTAACAGAATGCATTACCACTACTGGGTGGCCCTGTGAAAATTATTCAGGCAGATCAAAGCCAGACTGATGATGATCTCTGCTCTTTGATCCGTGAGCTAGGACCACAACCTGGGCTGGACCAGTTCCTCAAGGTTCGAGACCCTGAACTTCTCACGAATTAGCCAAAAACAAGACTGTTTTCATCTTTCAGCCATTTTTGGCTGATAttcaataaaatatacaaacGTTCTGTGCCCGGGCTGCGACCCGGCGATTGGAGACCGCTGTGCTCGGCTTTCTGGGAAAGGTGGTCAGCCTGTGTTCACGCTAATAGACATCCATGTTGCGCTGCTAAAAACACAACCAGATGGACCAGATGGAGTCAACAACACGCTATGCAAGAGAGCTCCACGCTCCAACATGTCAGCGACAACTTTGGACCCGTCCGGACAAAATAGCGTTTGTTGTTCACTTCAGCACATTTGAACTGGGTGTGGctgacctatttgcataggtcaaagatcaaagctagtgctctgacctactgtcagctttgatctatggtcttactcacactggccttctccctagtctttctatcttatccagttcctgagtgtacaaaagatgaaatttgaccctgacccggttttctcaaggtcaaggtcatcctctcatcttcatcccctgtgccacctgagtcatgtgctttttgtttcatctatctgcacagttgtgaagatatttggtggactgacggacgaacacaccaacactgacattacaatagATCACTGCTTTGCAGCGGGACGACGTCTAAACCTGGTGCGCAGAGGAAATCAGATTTTACCAAATGGTCATGAATTCAGTAAAACACAATTATTCTAAACCTCGGGTCTGGTAGCGTCGCAACTCACGCTCAAGGTTTGGAGCCCACCCGGTTTCTCTCAGCCAGACGAGCCAATAGATGGTGGTTTCTCCATTCCTTCAGTGAAGCAATGATCCACCATAGGAAGCAAGTCAGTCATTGGAAAAGTGTGGATTGGTCTGTTTCACAGAAGTGTTTTATTTCCACTTAGTACTGGATAGCTCTGTCCAAGACATGTAGTTCACAGCGCGACAGTTCGAGAACAACTGACAAGAGGGTCGACAATCAAACGAGTGAGGTTAAAAAAGATAGAAATCAATCGCTCcacaaaaaaaagtgcaaagaCAAGTCAACAGTCACACCAAACAGCATCAAATATTTCTTGTGTTAACTGTGTGAACTTCTGTTCACCAGCAAGAAAACAATCAGTAGCAGCAAAACAGTGATGGACCATTAACACGTTATAAAGCCACCATGACATCACCGATCACTGGATTAACCATCAATATGGCATCAAATGGATATCAGTACATCAACAGAAATGGAACACACCGAatggtgtgggggtgtgtgggggtaGCATCAGCGGAGGAAGTCGTTCATGTTGAACCCGATTCCCGCAGAATGAAGCCTCTCTGTCCCCAAATACAGCAACCAGGTCCCCAAGAGCCGCAACAGTGACACCTACAGTCAGCTGCAggtactgcatgtgtgtgtgtgtgtgtgtgtgtgtgtgtgtgtgtgtgtgtgtgtcagttagCCTACTAGAAGAACAACACACCTGTCCGCTCCTggtctccttccctctctcctccatcctccctcctcGTCTCTTCTTTTctcgtctcctccctcctcgtctcctccctcctcatctcctccctcctccttcctcgtctcctccctcctcgtctcctccct carries:
- the slc43a3a gene encoding solute carrier family 43 member 3a isoform X1, with protein sequence MFRLRGRTNKWEYWWTLVSGFVETLFIAGISYGWASLVFVLKLDGYFSGYCVNVTREEDDTVFADCSRQDEHFTRIMTIALFTNIITRFPVGLVFDSCGTAVTRIIAICLFTFGTLSISMSNADTPFLLYPALPCLITSGSIFYITNLQVGNLFDSRRSIIITIYSGAYDSSAVVLLFIKLLHEDGVSFNGSFLFLTLCSVGLLLRTLFLMPRGHIPYPLPEDFTYGLGCPSRRRQRVKDEGQTEEITKLEFDKKQKDKRVEASHPSTSLDDPKQEKKACFWSCLFSWLFLWHLVWMVTSLFCHSIYLAQVNPILTQLTDNDQNMVSHYTNVFAFIQMCGVFFAPLIGLIMDRHKHKGPAPGQSKREADLRSSSPALLLTSLQCFLFCVCFTAPVLPLQYLTFVLQVANSTFLYGVHNTFIYIAFPASHFGKLSGVIMSFSGLVLLLQFPIQYLIQTHLHGDPLYVGDQWFVANIGVTLVSLLTFCHPLHVSLYCRKLAHRRKTGRLDVNA
- the slc43a3a gene encoding solute carrier family 43 member 3a isoform X2; protein product: MFRLRGRTNKWEYWWTLVSGFVETLFIAGISYGWASLVFVLKLDGYFSGYCVNVTREEDDTVFADCSRQDEHFTRIMTIALFTNIITRFPVGLVFDSCGTAVTRIIAICLFTFGTLSISMSNADTPFLLYPALPCLITSGSIFYITNLQVGNLFDSRRSIIITIYSGAYDSSAVVLLFIKLLHEDGVSFNGSFLFLTLCSVGLLLRTLFLMPRGHIPYPLPEDFTYGLGCPSRRRQRVKDEGQTEEITKLEFDKKQKDKRVEASHPSTSLDDPKQEKKACFWSCLFSWLFLWHLVWMVTSLFCHSIYLAQVNPILTQLTDNDQNMVSHYTNVFAFIQMCGVFFAPLIGLIMDRHKHKGPAPGQSKREADLRSSSPALLLTSLQCFLFCVCFTAPVLPLQYLTFVLQVANSTFLYGVHNTFIYIAFPASHFGKLSGVIMSFSGLVLLLQFPIQYLIQTHLHGDPLYANIGVTLVSLLTFCHPLHVSLYCRKLAHRRKTGRLDVNA